The Shewanella japonica genome has a window encoding:
- a CDS encoding outer membrane beta-barrel protein produces the protein MDNIILIVSFWGTKSLCFVIFSMQASLSTVSASGLHKISRAHLMIVFDEVTMMKINTILAATLCSSLMVANAQAADVDYFIGAGTGYQTDTINGDVIKDTDGLPIILRAGVVINEQHRVTGTFSYMEDKFSIGEQDYKHEQYSWLVSYDYLIPVAKNTQLFMGVTAGGNDNKVAGKASADFTWGGQAGFTYQWNEHFSSDLGYRYLEQDYSKNGVDIDNSQQVYLTLDYKF, from the coding sequence ATGGATAACATCATATTAATTGTCTCTTTTTGGGGGACTAAGAGTCTGTGTTTTGTCATCTTCTCAATGCAAGCCAGCCTAAGTACAGTGAGTGCATCTGGATTACACAAGATATCTAGAGCCCATTTAATGATTGTATTTGACGAGGTGACTATGATGAAAATTAACACAATATTAGCGGCGACACTTTGCTCTTCTTTGATGGTTGCCAATGCGCAAGCGGCAGATGTGGATTACTTTATTGGTGCAGGTACAGGCTATCAAACAGACACCATTAATGGTGATGTTATTAAAGATACTGATGGATTACCTATTATTCTGCGTGCAGGTGTCGTTATTAACGAACAACATCGTGTTACAGGTACTTTCAGCTACATGGAAGACAAGTTTTCTATTGGTGAGCAAGATTATAAGCACGAGCAATATTCTTGGTTAGTGTCCTATGACTATTTGATCCCAGTCGCCAAAAATACGCAGTTATTCATGGGTGTTACAGCGGGTGGTAATGATAATAAAGTCGCTGGTAAGGCGTCAGCAGATTTCACTTGGGGTGGTCAAGCGGGCTTCACCTACCAATGGAACGAACATTTCTCATCTGACTTGGGTTACCGTTATTTAGAACAAGACTACAGTAAAAATGGCGTTGATATTGATAACAGCCAACAAGTGTACTTAACCTTAGATTACAAGTTCTAA
- a CDS encoding LysR family transcriptional regulator gives MHINDLELFIAVAKLGSFSKAAESLDTRRALVSRRIADLEKHLGAPLFIRTTRAMSLTPNGEQFLEQVEPLVNQLRNAAHVMRNDQAEVQGRVRIGLIPFTDRLLDKYIAEFVTKYPNVQLDIFMVNGGYKELARLGLDFVLDTGTLDDSGFIAKKLGTLNLKLFASPLYIDKAADIHDVTDLEHHSFIGSRSINGMVDTKLKMGDQTIEVKYNIITNELNSLYSFCLAGAGISMLPYSIAAEAIASGKLVSVLPEIESTPIDTFLVYPSRKHMTAAAKLFADTIVDMATSLIETETGYYKDAKNDTKTELKKA, from the coding sequence ATGCACATCAATGATTTAGAGTTATTTATTGCCGTAGCCAAATTAGGCAGTTTTTCCAAAGCAGCTGAATCACTTGATACCCGACGGGCATTAGTCAGTCGTCGTATTGCCGACTTAGAAAAACACCTCGGTGCGCCACTTTTTATCCGCACCACTCGCGCAATGTCGTTAACCCCCAACGGTGAGCAATTTCTTGAACAAGTAGAGCCTCTGGTTAATCAGCTTCGAAATGCAGCTCATGTAATGCGAAACGATCAAGCTGAAGTCCAAGGACGAGTGAGAATTGGCCTTATTCCATTCACAGACAGATTGCTAGATAAATACATCGCAGAGTTCGTCACTAAATACCCTAATGTTCAGTTAGATATTTTTATGGTGAATGGGGGTTATAAAGAGTTGGCGCGACTCGGGCTAGATTTTGTATTGGATACTGGGACGCTTGATGACAGTGGGTTTATTGCTAAAAAACTGGGCACTTTAAACCTTAAATTATTTGCATCGCCGCTCTACATAGATAAAGCCGCTGACATTCATGATGTCACCGATTTAGAGCATCATTCATTTATTGGCAGTCGTTCAATCAATGGTATGGTCGACACCAAACTTAAAATGGGCGATCAAACCATTGAGGTCAAATACAATATCATCACCAACGAGCTGAATTCTTTATACAGCTTTTGTTTGGCGGGTGCGGGGATCTCAATGCTACCTTATAGTATTGCAGCTGAAGCCATTGCATCAGGTAAACTCGTCAGTGTGTTACCTGAAATTGAATCGACTCCCATCGACACATTCTTAGTCTATCCAAGTCGTAAACATATGACTGCAGCAGCTAAGTTATTTGCCGACACCATTGTTGATATGGCCACGTCTCTGATTGAAACCGAAACGGGCTATTACAAGGATGCTAAAAACGATACCAAAACAGAATTAAAAAAGGCATAA
- a CDS encoding efflux RND transporter periplasmic adaptor subunit: MKMKKITNLTQLALITAMVSGCSQDATVADKPTQPVSVIVIGENNQNHDLRFSGVLEAQEKARLAFRVAGTLIEINAAQGDYVEKGQVIARLDPHDYQVRVAELEGRLAEANASYYQAKNELDRTQMATTDNAMSDVSLDRAKTGVARAKAAVTVVEQNLKQAKDALNYTELVAPFSGIVGQRSYDNFEQVSPGLAFVTLHQPEKLQAIIDIPETMLPAFSQGQAASVFTNETNGAASNGSKALNGTVIEIASIPDSIKRTFSATIALNEKQDHLYPGKVVNVRIADQTLDNNSICLPASALVSRQNITQVTKIVDSKAERVDVNVIKQGRNHICVLGDIKINDTVIVAGSAFIHDGKVVENIISVRGS; the protein is encoded by the coding sequence ATGAAAATGAAAAAAATCACTAATCTGACTCAACTTGCACTTATTACTGCGATGGTCAGTGGCTGCAGTCAAGACGCTACTGTTGCAGATAAACCAACTCAACCAGTTTCTGTCATTGTTATCGGTGAAAATAACCAAAACCATGACTTGCGCTTTTCAGGTGTATTAGAAGCCCAAGAAAAGGCACGTCTTGCATTTAGAGTGGCTGGAACCCTAATTGAAATAAACGCTGCACAAGGTGATTACGTAGAAAAAGGACAAGTGATTGCCCGTCTTGATCCCCATGACTACCAAGTCAGAGTTGCAGAGCTGGAAGGCCGTTTAGCTGAAGCGAACGCAAGTTACTATCAAGCTAAAAATGAGTTAGACCGCACCCAGATGGCGACCACAGACAATGCCATGTCTGATGTCAGCTTAGATCGTGCTAAAACAGGGGTAGCAAGAGCCAAGGCTGCCGTCACTGTTGTCGAGCAAAATCTAAAACAAGCTAAAGATGCCCTTAACTACACCGAACTTGTCGCGCCATTTAGCGGCATTGTAGGTCAACGCTCATACGATAATTTTGAACAAGTTTCACCAGGGCTTGCCTTTGTAACCTTGCATCAACCAGAAAAATTACAAGCCATTATCGATATTCCAGAAACGATGTTACCTGCGTTTTCTCAAGGCCAAGCTGCCAGTGTATTCACTAATGAAACCAATGGTGCTGCAAGTAATGGCAGCAAGGCGCTTAACGGCACAGTGATCGAAATAGCCAGTATCCCAGATAGCATTAAACGCACCTTCTCGGCGACCATTGCACTTAACGAAAAGCAAGATCATCTCTATCCAGGCAAAGTGGTCAATGTACGTATTGCAGATCAAACCCTCGACAACAACAGCATTTGTTTACCAGCAAGTGCGTTAGTCAGTCGTCAAAACATCACTCAAGTGACCAAGATTGTTGATAGTAAAGCGGAGCGTGTTGATGTGAACGTCATTAAACAAGGTCGCAACCATATCTGTGTTCTGGGTGATATCAAGATTAATGACACAGTCATTGTGGCAGGAAGCGCCTTTATTCATGACGGGAAAGTCGTTGAGAATATCATTTCTGTGAGAGGTTCATGA
- a CDS encoding RidA family protein has protein sequence MTIERIETSKRMSRIVKHNGTIYLCGQVCQDATKDITEQTQTMLDKVEALLLQAGSDKKHILSATIYVKDMSYFAEMNAVWDAWVIEGYAPARACVAAKMAREALLVEISVVAAEIQA, from the coding sequence ATGACAATAGAACGCATAGAAACCAGCAAACGTATGAGCCGCATTGTAAAACATAACGGTACTATCTACTTATGTGGTCAAGTTTGCCAAGATGCCACTAAAGATATCACAGAGCAAACCCAAACCATGCTGGATAAAGTCGAGGCGTTATTATTGCAAGCAGGCAGTGATAAAAAACACATATTATCTGCCACCATCTACGTTAAAGATATGTCTTACTTCGCTGAAATGAATGCCGTTTGGGATGCATGGGTGATTGAAGGCTATGCTCCTGCTCGCGCCTGTGTTGCGGCTAAAATGGCACGTGAGGCACTATTGGTTGAAATTTCTGTCGTGGCTGCTGAAATTCAAGCTTAA